The following proteins are encoded in a genomic region of Bombus pyrosoma isolate SC7728 linkage group LG1, ASM1482585v1, whole genome shotgun sequence:
- the LOC122569658 gene encoding schwannomin-interacting protein 1 homolog isoform X4 — protein sequence MQRTRDERGFDMRLKEAVVSIPLHPGGLNNNQLRRSDQNQPIVEEIGNRNGTSSTTVDTVARGQINTEFVVEVAQDFRVAEDTTTWSSFAITRENVQTNSSNNETSNLNNNLTVPRICRNSSVESLADYEGRNSSHEDSSHELTPSEWSDWSEEGNLPSGCRGIVNPNYPGFQHLAPSLLSDTDLTEDEHESCPDYTRLNDIDTRPAENDNEYNNNVEDSINHLCGQRNERKIFYEKPKFNIQTVTSLYESVVPPSEKCINYVKSVEDSRTEEKILTPKSDIVNSVVEAETHLTVLEPEEALANTVAEDITELSEAVLEKNQEREIPVEVEIVELTTSVKEILQFPEIEEISDSGKTSEVGETEDIVVEHIDLIREAKELPHQARSKIGNRQTATSSGSADDDSESNTDTDSYPEEQPTYTKLEEIDLLSSIGRDIGVDLEKYVQPVPDVVAMEALDPIHSSTRSSVPTSNMTKDNMQDTNKLLDRDLPEASGADTKKKEKMVRNQAKRRQQQQQQQQQQQLQQLRAANSQKRPDKRRADADNGPGGFDVYNIETAMPKIDLDAIESHLRAAREEERRRRNDREEIRRRLAMGPDAEDLRAERGRKPSLQSRLQSGMNLQICFMNETPSDTESPCSENDASPGSTPSPLNSKQQQKQQMPVRPQVLSLPPLRLDSGLNSAPIDEADFFARQARLQTEARMALAQAKEMAHMQMEVERQRLKQSPITEMVRSSLEKVGVQLGEDRRRLSRVLLTELNVAQLQVVANDLHARIAALNEALVEGLLRRDDLHMEQDSMLVDVEDLTRYLGAKQESLKKKQNAREQQTTSRSHHQQVNAGQNKSSMKPKLTHRGLVSLVRK from the exons TCAGTTACGTAGGAGCGACCAGAACCAGCCGATCGTCGAGGAGATCGGAAATCGTAACGGAACTTCGTCGACGACCGTAGATACGGTCGCCAGGGGCCAAATCAACACCGAATTCGTTGTGGAAGTTGCGCAGGATTTTCGCGTCGCCGAAGACACGACCACGTGGTCCTCGTTTGCCATCACCCGCGAAAACGTGCAAACCAATAGCTCGAACAACGAGACCAGCAACCTGAACAACAACCTGACAGTTCCGAGAATCTGTAGGAACAGTTCCGTGGAGAGTTTGGCCGACTACGAAG GGCGTAACTCCTCTCACGAAGACTCGTCCCACGAGTTGACACCGTCCGAGTGGTCTGACTGGTCCGAGGAGGGAAATTTGCCTTCAGGTTGTCGCGGTATCGTCAACCCTAACTATCCTGGCTTTCAACATCTGGCGCCTTCTCTTCTATCGGACACAGATCTGACAGAGGATGAACACGAGAGCTGTCCCGATTATACAAGGTTGAACGACATCGACACCAGACCAGCTGAGAACGACAACGAGTACAACAACAACGTTGAAGACAGCATTAATCATTTGTGCGGTCAAAGGAACGAGAGGAAGATTTTTTATGAGAAACCTAAGTTTAATATACAG ACTGTAACATCTTTGTACGAGTCGGTGGTGCCGCCATCGGAGAAATGTATAAACTACGTGAAAAGCGTTGAAGACTCTAGAACGGAAGAAAAGATCCTCACGCCGAAATCGGATATCGTGAACAGCGTGGTTGAGGCGGAGACGCATTTGACGGTGCTAGAACCGGAGGAGGCGCTTGCTAACACAGTCGCGGAGGACATTACGGAATTGTCGGAGGCAGTGTTGGAAAAGAATCAGGAACGGGAGATTCCGGTCGAGGTCGAGATCGTCGAACTGACGACTAGCGTCAAGGAGATCCTCCAATTTCCGGAGATCGAGGAAATATCGGACTCGGGCAAGACTAGCGAGGTCGGTGAG ACAGAGGATATCGTGGTGGAGCACATCGACCTGATACGCGAGGCAAAGGAGTTGCCTCACCAGGCCCGTTCCAAAATAGGCAACCGTCAGACGGCCACGTCGAGCGGCTCCGCCGACGACGACTCGGAGAGCAATACCGACACTGACAGTTATCCAGAGGAGCAGCCCACCTACACGAAGCTCGAGGAGATTGATCTGCTCTCGAGCATCGGCCGTGATATCGGGGTCGATCTCGAGAAGTACGTGCAACCGGTACCAGACGTGGTCGCTATGGAGGCACTGGATCCTATTCACTCGTCCACGCGATCCTCTGTTCCCACGAGCAATATGACGAAAGACAACATGCAAGATACGAACAAGCTATTGGACCGTGATCTTCCGGAAGCATCGGGCGCGGATaccaagaagaaagaaaagatggtCAGGAATCAAGCGAAACGCAggcaacagcagcaacagcaacagcaacagcaacagttGCAACAGTTAAGAGCGGCGAACTCACAGAAACGTCCGGACAAGAGAAGAGCTGATGCAGACAATGGACCAG GTGGCTTCGACGTCTACAATATCGAGACAGCGATGCCAAAGATCGATCTGGATGCGATCGAATCTCACCTGAGAGCTGCACGCGAAGAAGAACGACGA CGGCGAAACGATCGCGAAGAGATACGAAGGAGATTGGCAATGGGTCCAGACGCTGAAGACCTGCGCGCTGAACGCGGAAGAAAACCGAGTCTCCAGTCGCGGCTTCAAAGTG GGATGAATCTGCAGATCTGCTTCATGAACGAAACACCTTCGGACACGGAGTCTCCGTGTTCAGAGAACGATGCATCCCCTGGATCCACGCCGAGCCCACTGAACTCGAAGCAACAACAGAAACAACAAATGCCAGTCAGACCTCAAGTGCTGAGCCTTCCACCTTTGAGACTGGACAGTGGTTTGAATTCAGCACCGATCGACGAGGCCGACTTCTTCGCCAGACAGGCCAGATTGCAAACCGAGGCACGGATGGCCCTGGCACAGGCCAAAGAAATGGCACATATGCAGATGGAAGTGGAGAGGCAAAGGCTAAAACAAAGTCCCATCACCGAGATGGTGCGATCTAGCCTCGAAAAA GTTGGCGTTCAGCTGGGCGAGGATAGGCGCAGATTATCTCGAGTACTTTTAACGGAGCTAAATGTCGCGCAACTTCAAGTAGTCGCGAACGATTTGCATGCAAGAATCGCTGCTTTGAACGAGGCTCTGGTCGAAGGACTTTTGAGAAGAGACGACTTACACATGGAACAAGATTCGATGCTCGTCGACGTCGAAGATCTCACTCGATATCT AGGTGCCAAGCAGGAGTCACTGAAGAAAAAGCAGAACGCGAGGGAGCAACAAACAACGAGCAGAAGTCATCATCAACAAGTAAACGCAGGGCAGAACAAGTCGTCGATGAAGCCAAAGCTTACGCACCGCGGTCTAGTCTCGTTGGTAAGAAAATAA